The genomic window TTCCTCTTTGGTGAATTCTTTACTGCTACCAGCATGATAGGTTTTATAGCTCTTGCAGGGATTATGGTGAGAAATGCAGTACTTTTGATAGATTTTATAGAAGCTAGTATAGAAAAGGGTAAAGACATAAAAGATGCTGTGGTTGAGGCTGGGGCAATTAGGACTAGACCAGTTGTTTTAACAACAATTGCTGTTATAACAGGTGCATTGTTTATGTTGCCAGATCCTATTTTTGCGGGTCTTGGTGTTTCTTTGATCACTGGGGCTGTGGTATCAACGATACTTACCCTTGTTATTATACCGCTTACCTACTATTTTTACCATATATGGTTCGGAAAGGAAAAATTTTATCAGGAGGTGTGATATGACAGTAGAAAGATGGATTAGAGTGTTTGCAGGTTTTTTTGTAGTGGTATCGACACTTTTAGGTTTATTTCACAATAAATGGTGGTTTGCGTTTACAATATTTGTTGGATTAAACCTTTTTCAGTACGGATTTA from Calditerrivibrio sp. includes these protein-coding regions:
- a CDS encoding DUF2892 domain-containing protein, coding for MTVERWIRVFAGFFVVVSTLLGLFHNKWWFAFTIFVGLNLFQYGFTNFCPLAKILKAIGIKEQ